One genomic window of Stieleria sp. JC731 includes the following:
- a CDS encoding PQQ-binding-like beta-propeller repeat protein: MFPSSGPKQVWQADVGTGYGSPVTSRSRVFLMHRIDDTEIISCFDAKTGSLVWEHRYPTTFHCEFEYSDGPAGSPLIDGDYVYAVGGQHQVFCLNIADGTVCWSRDLGSEYSMDDLDFAVGSCPLIVDGKLIYNLGCELKEAGVIAIDQFTGETIWTATDHAAGYCSPISAVIHGEPFVFAMTSEGLVSIDPSTGQVDWHHEHHPHSDLSYNSTSPTVVGDLVLAVSGPGPGAVCLKVNADRSYQVIWKDRRILDSQFNSLIVQDHYVFGFTAKRQGGSKLRSIDIRSGDMIWESESSQLGRGQGLRLGASLLLTGEDGHVAIAEIKNGAATRMMVTETPIAQAPLYTSPAVFDRYLYIKDEAKLVCFEYAQ, from the coding sequence ATGTTTCCTAGTTCAGGACCAAAGCAAGTTTGGCAAGCCGATGTGGGAACCGGATATGGATCGCCGGTAACATCACGATCACGCGTGTTCCTGATGCACCGGATCGATGATACCGAAATCATTTCTTGCTTTGATGCCAAGACGGGTTCATTGGTGTGGGAACATCGATACCCAACCACATTTCACTGTGAATTCGAATATAGCGATGGCCCAGCTGGGAGCCCATTGATCGACGGAGACTACGTCTATGCGGTTGGTGGGCAACACCAAGTCTTTTGCCTGAACATCGCTGACGGAACGGTTTGCTGGTCGCGTGACCTCGGGTCTGAGTACTCAATGGACGATCTCGATTTTGCGGTCGGCTCCTGCCCACTGATTGTCGATGGAAAACTGATTTACAACCTGGGCTGTGAATTAAAGGAAGCCGGCGTGATCGCGATTGATCAGTTCACAGGCGAAACGATTTGGACAGCCACAGACCACGCCGCAGGCTATTGCTCGCCCATTTCTGCAGTCATCCATGGCGAGCCCTTCGTTTTTGCCATGACGAGCGAAGGATTGGTTTCGATCGATCCTTCGACCGGACAGGTTGACTGGCATCACGAACACCACCCGCACTCAGACCTGTCATACAACAGCACGTCCCCCACGGTGGTCGGCGATCTGGTGCTCGCCGTTTCCGGCCCAGGTCCCGGGGCGGTTTGCTTAAAGGTCAACGCGGACCGTAGCTATCAAGTTATCTGGAAAGATCGTCGTATACTCGATTCGCAGTTCAACAGCTTGATCGTACAAGATCACTACGTATTTGGATTCACAGCCAAGCGACAGGGCGGATCAAAGCTTCGCAGCATTGACATCCGCAGCGGAGACATGATCTGGGAATCCGAGTCAAGCCAACTCGGTCGAGGCCAAGGCTTGCGACTTGGGGCATCGTTGCTGCTGACAGGCGAAGATGGCCACGTCGCGATTGCCGAAATCAAGAACGGCGCAGCAACTCGCATGATGGTCACAGAAACTCCAATCGCTCAAGCTCCGCTCTACACATCACCTGCCGTCTTCGATCGGTACTTGTACATCAAGGACGAAGCGAAACTCGTTTGCTTTGAATATGCTCAATGA
- a CDS encoding DUF1559 domain-containing protein produces MSRMRKSGFTLIELLVVIAIISLLAALALPALTKAREAARRATCSNNLRQFGIGLYTFADRDPLTRMCSGASDWKRDGDMDTYGWAADLVNIGSALTGDMLCPSNPAKGLEKVNDLMGGQTTATAGASAGNNTTRMTEGAGSVLFTPTSATAGTYNTVSYNYNGKTLDNGGYVGVFYVEKGYMTNYASGYHLVRTAPVTAQAGTDPFYIAAGAGGKFKERQDTIGSLTSSLIDTSRVSASNIGLLGDAGPGDIDEAVLLADVTNAEGEVLLPKGMLLAESFNDGPAYYDSSTNRLHLLDKDVSLESQAQCERGQATTIECVSPVDSGTRAAGATGTYLQDTRDWFAIHTDACNILMADGSVRLFYDASGDGYLNPGFPVTTAAGTDYSRIGYNSDKVEVGPSEMYNGLWLNDTYFKNAFEED; encoded by the coding sequence ATGTCGCGTATGCGAAAGTCAGGTTTCACCCTGATCGAACTGTTGGTGGTTATCGCCATCATCTCTCTGCTGGCAGCATTGGCATTGCCAGCTCTGACGAAAGCACGTGAAGCAGCTCGTCGTGCAACCTGCTCGAACAACCTACGCCAGTTCGGCATCGGTCTGTACACATTTGCTGACCGTGACCCATTGACCCGTATGTGCTCAGGTGCATCGGACTGGAAGCGTGACGGCGACATGGACACCTACGGGTGGGCCGCCGACTTGGTCAACATCGGATCGGCTTTGACCGGCGACATGTTGTGCCCCAGCAACCCAGCGAAGGGCCTGGAAAAGGTTAACGACTTGATGGGTGGTCAGACCACCGCGACTGCAGGTGCTTCTGCAGGCAACAACACCACTCGTATGACCGAAGGTGCAGGTTCTGTCCTGTTCACCCCAACGTCGGCGACCGCTGGTACCTACAACACCGTATCGTACAACTACAACGGCAAAACCCTCGACAACGGCGGATACGTTGGTGTCTTCTACGTCGAAAAGGGTTACATGACCAACTACGCGTCGGGCTACCACTTGGTCCGTACCGCTCCAGTTACCGCCCAAGCCGGTACTGACCCGTTCTACATCGCTGCCGGTGCTGGCGGAAAGTTCAAAGAGCGTCAAGACACCATCGGTTCATTGACCTCGAGCCTGATCGACACCTCGCGTGTTTCGGCTTCAAACATCGGCCTGTTGGGTGACGCTGGTCCTGGCGACATCGACGAAGCCGTTCTGCTTGCAGACGTTACCAATGCTGAAGGCGAAGTTCTTTTGCCAAAGGGAATGCTGTTGGCTGAGTCGTTCAACGACGGCCCTGCCTATTACGACTCGAGCACCAACCGTCTGCACCTGTTGGACAAAGACGTTTCTCTGGAGTCGCAAGCTCAGTGCGAACGCGGCCAAGCGACCACCATCGAATGTGTTAGCCCAGTCGACAGCGGAACTCGCGCTGCCGGTGCTACCGGAACTTACTTGCAAGACACCCGTGACTGGTTCGCCATTCACACCGACGCTTGCAACATCCTGATGGCTGACGGCTCGGTTCGCTTGTTCTACGACGCTTCGGGCGACGGATACCTGAACCCAGGTTTCCCTGTCACCACCGCTGCTGGTACCGACTACAGCCGTATCGGATACAACTCGGACAAAGTCGAAGTTGGTCCTTCGGAAATGTACAACGGCCTGTGGCTGAACGACACCTACTTCAAGAACGCTTTCGAAGAAGATTGA
- a CDS encoding STAS domain-containing protein — protein sequence MEFGRRQKTNIRIDDSVLVAAPTTKGISTRKLAKYFSADIEEHLTAALENPFRRVIVDLSNVQWISSAGLNELIHLQSMIRSSGTELQLLGLCETVRDVFRITRLERFFDVERSEWETSKPPGRELDPTLS from the coding sequence ATGGAATTTGGTCGTCGTCAAAAAACGAACATCCGCATCGACGACTCCGTTCTGGTCGCCGCACCGACCACAAAAGGCATTAGTACGCGGAAGCTAGCCAAATATTTTTCCGCCGATATTGAAGAGCATTTAACGGCCGCTCTTGAGAATCCGTTTCGCCGAGTAATCGTCGATCTGTCGAATGTGCAATGGATCAGTAGCGCTGGGCTGAACGAACTGATTCACCTGCAATCGATGATTCGCTCCTCAGGAACGGAACTGCAGCTCCTAGGGCTGTGCGAAACGGTTCGCGACGTTTTCCGGATCACACGCCTGGAACGATTCTTTGACGTTGAACGTAGTGAATGGGAGACATCCAAACCCCCAGGCCGCGAACTCGACCCGACCCTCTCATAG
- a CDS encoding ABC transporter permease produces the protein MTPSVLANLSAASSGLLFDAASNLSGGMPLAQIGDWMPSWATPIYAISLGLLLGAIVAAVFYGLLAALSLIPPLGKLADNSTRGNVVSLVIGVVVGGLLCMRFASADEEYAQSLYLPLMMMGIVMGYAVVYGMWYRTRQEWFDILGEGIVPYILSTLGVFTVVGLLGTIYVTDPMQFVRSIPQVNLISNGTLIHEVTVPGADPSVGPDEAVFHAQDFDYDLRSMSELVIETDKTIMLGDGANIAEFSRKPARIDAGERMVYRYEDRDVPPLPSDPTKLHIQNRELDPATVRFVITSVPKVPEISQAVAIGVIVFFMISALVAFRQAAPRVWALALSTAKNEMAQTLYLILLAIGIFGVVVFSIYPFNTLGDDIRMFKDSSVMLIMVLAMGQAVWSAGTSVSDEIEGRTALTVLSKPVSRRSFLLGKYAGIMMSIAVMFVIIGAVLLLLMSYKPIYDARETARATPGWQMGFEEIMTTIPVLGLYFMQTMSIAAIAVALATRLPLLSNLISCLVIYVIGNLTQPLVASARGENPLVGFVGNLIAIVVPNLNIFNVQSAIDSGNQVPWIYLAASFNYLVVFAVAIWMVAMLLFEDRDLA, from the coding sequence GTGACCCCTTCCGTGCTTGCGAACCTATCCGCCGCTTCGTCTGGACTACTTTTCGACGCCGCCTCCAACCTTTCTGGTGGCATGCCGCTTGCGCAGATTGGCGACTGGATGCCCAGTTGGGCAACGCCGATTTACGCGATTTCGCTCGGTCTGTTGCTTGGTGCTATTGTTGCCGCTGTGTTCTACGGATTGTTGGCAGCGTTGTCATTGATTCCGCCGCTAGGCAAGCTCGCTGACAACTCGACCCGCGGCAACGTGGTTTCGCTGGTGATTGGCGTAGTGGTTGGCGGATTGCTTTGCATGCGATTTGCGTCTGCGGACGAGGAATATGCTCAGTCGCTTTATTTGCCGCTGATGATGATGGGCATCGTGATGGGCTACGCGGTGGTGTATGGGATGTGGTACCGCACTCGCCAAGAATGGTTTGACATTTTGGGCGAAGGCATCGTGCCATACATCTTGTCGACGCTGGGTGTTTTCACAGTGGTCGGGTTGCTGGGCACCATCTATGTGACCGACCCGATGCAGTTTGTGCGATCGATCCCGCAGGTGAACTTGATCAGCAATGGCACGTTGATTCATGAAGTCACCGTGCCCGGTGCGGATCCATCGGTCGGCCCCGACGAAGCGGTCTTCCATGCCCAGGATTTTGATTACGACCTGCGATCGATGTCCGAATTGGTCATTGAGACCGACAAGACAATCATGTTGGGCGACGGAGCTAACATTGCCGAATTCTCACGCAAGCCAGCTCGGATTGATGCCGGCGAACGGATGGTCTACCGATATGAGGATCGGGATGTCCCGCCGCTGCCATCGGACCCAACAAAACTACACATTCAAAACCGTGAATTGGATCCGGCGACCGTCCGATTCGTTATCACGTCGGTTCCCAAGGTACCGGAGATTTCCCAGGCGGTTGCGATTGGTGTGATCGTGTTCTTTATGATCAGCGCCCTTGTCGCATTCAGGCAAGCCGCACCGCGTGTTTGGGCGTTGGCCTTGTCGACGGCCAAGAATGAGATGGCGCAGACGCTGTACCTGATTCTGCTGGCGATCGGCATCTTCGGTGTGGTCGTGTTTTCGATTTATCCCTTCAACACACTCGGCGACGACATCCGAATGTTCAAAGACAGCAGCGTGATGTTGATCATGGTGCTGGCGATGGGCCAAGCGGTTTGGAGTGCGGGAACAAGTGTTAGCGATGAGATCGAAGGCCGTACCGCGTTGACGGTGCTCAGCAAACCGGTTTCACGTCGATCGTTTTTGCTAGGCAAGTATGCCGGAATCATGATGAGTATCGCGGTGATGTTCGTCATCATCGGTGCGGTGTTGTTGTTGCTGATGTCTTACAAGCCGATTTACGATGCTCGGGAAACGGCTCGCGCCACTCCCGGCTGGCAAATGGGATTCGAAGAGATCATGACGACGATCCCCGTGTTGGGCTTGTACTTCATGCAGACGATGTCAATCGCGGCGATTGCCGTCGCTTTGGCGACACGCTTGCCACTGTTGAGCAATTTGATATCGTGCCTAGTGATTTACGTGATCGGAAACCTCACACAACCATTGGTCGCTTCAGCACGCGGCGAGAATCCGCTGGTCGGATTTGTTGGCAACCTGATTGCCATCGTGGTTCCGAACCTGAACATTTTTAACGTTCAGAGTGCGATTGACAGCGGAAATCAGGTTCCATGGATCTACCTTGCAGCCTCTTTCAACTATCTTGTTGTATTCGCGGTCGCGATATGGATGGTTGCCATGTTGTTATTTGAAGACCGCGATTTGGCCTAG
- a CDS encoding ATP-binding protein: MSSDRAAWTLRREIPSDTTVGSELVEELLGAMTDREWPATDLFRTQLAYQEAIVNAIRHGNRCDPEKQVLVEMTCDDDRAVITITDQGKGFDPNSVPDPRSDELLEVPGGRGVLLISEIMNEVTYNDRGNQIRMVKIKGDNPPSDDEE, encoded by the coding sequence ATGTCATCTGACCGCGCCGCCTGGACCCTGCGCCGGGAGATCCCCAGTGACACGACCGTCGGCAGCGAGCTTGTCGAAGAATTGCTTGGCGCGATGACCGATCGCGAGTGGCCCGCAACCGATCTGTTTCGCACTCAATTGGCGTACCAAGAAGCGATTGTCAACGCGATCCGACACGGAAACCGCTGCGACCCGGAAAAGCAGGTTTTGGTTGAAATGACTTGTGATGACGATCGCGCCGTGATCACGATCACCGATCAAGGCAAAGGCTTTGACCCGAATTCGGTCCCGGACCCTCGCAGCGATGAACTGCTGGAAGTTCCCGGCGGACGTGGAGTCCTGCTGATCAGCGAGATCATGAACGAAGTCACCTACAACGACCGCGGAAACCAAATCCGCATGGTCAAAATTAAAGGCGACAACCCACCTTCGGACGACGAAGAGTAA
- the pilM gene encoding pilus assembly protein PilM produces the protein MSTDHIQAQPATTATSGMVSCGKCQTANVSSSQFCAECGHTLYEKCIGCDKPVLLTQAFCGSCGQDLRVAIGKRKQQLEQKLADAVASTKNADYERARALLAAVISKESDYRFNDIVANAKVALEKIEQIASQLTTNASESIKAAKAAFESEDYKKAVLLLQNLPEKLLTDDARRILEKSQLTIQQSEFATNELRKAIEARDYAAAGQHLELLLEQQPENQKYQRLAKQVGEKLQQKAERRLDQNRYRAAMELLNSVPGFSRDDKHTALVERSEKLLWISQQFAGEPFATPSLGRLAKRWCEIAPADAKAKEALTIIAKRIKAERQDPRSLFATRGPKAHSRIGGDLNVLAFPKCVQGFDHPEIQRAPAECNVALGLALQGLGEAPITDQFFQPKQGLLGRLRRKKQNRCWGFDIGSSSIHAVCLQRNDEDGSISIVDGFVKRFDNLGAQLKGGDLNQDWLKESITEFIEGRDLTEVPVWVSLRGRELVTRFVQLPPVNDKQAKLLFEREIKDRIPVELDDVVLVKWLCELPDDEDHGIGRPSFVAAAKKSHLDPFVAMLESAGLTVSGIQAAPIALMNLAAVEFKELISGPTDDQDKPSVDADDRVGQPQLPAVALVDAGAETTTLCFVSARAYWFWTIESGGGEFTRMIARSSQKTHAEAEQLKRDVASIDRPHLVMEPVELRLDELRSRLEKIVMDAKKTGAPFDVLQTWCCGGGCKLHGWIKAILSDQASIDT, from the coding sequence ATGTCGACAGATCACATTCAAGCACAACCAGCCACGACTGCGACTTCTGGAATGGTGTCGTGCGGTAAATGTCAAACAGCCAATGTGTCTTCCAGTCAGTTTTGTGCTGAATGTGGGCACACGCTTTATGAAAAGTGCATCGGCTGCGACAAACCTGTTCTGCTAACCCAAGCTTTCTGCGGCAGCTGCGGCCAAGACTTGCGCGTCGCGATCGGAAAGCGAAAACAGCAACTCGAACAGAAGCTCGCCGATGCAGTGGCGTCAACGAAGAACGCCGATTACGAACGCGCTCGCGCATTGCTGGCCGCCGTCATTAGCAAGGAATCCGACTATCGATTCAACGACATCGTTGCCAATGCAAAAGTCGCATTGGAAAAGATCGAGCAAATCGCCAGTCAATTGACCACCAATGCGTCCGAGTCGATCAAGGCTGCAAAAGCAGCGTTCGAAAGCGAAGACTACAAAAAGGCTGTCTTGCTTCTTCAGAACCTGCCTGAAAAGCTACTGACCGACGACGCTCGACGAATCCTTGAAAAATCACAACTGACCATTCAGCAGTCGGAGTTTGCAACCAATGAACTTCGCAAAGCAATCGAAGCACGCGATTACGCCGCTGCCGGTCAACACCTTGAACTGTTGCTTGAACAGCAACCGGAGAATCAAAAGTACCAGCGGCTTGCGAAACAGGTTGGCGAAAAACTCCAGCAAAAGGCGGAACGTCGGCTCGATCAAAATCGCTATCGTGCCGCGATGGAGTTACTCAATAGTGTCCCCGGTTTTTCTAGAGACGATAAGCACACCGCTCTCGTCGAAAGATCTGAAAAGCTACTTTGGATCTCACAGCAGTTTGCCGGTGAACCCTTTGCAACTCCATCACTCGGTCGCCTAGCGAAACGATGGTGTGAAATCGCTCCTGCCGACGCAAAAGCGAAAGAAGCACTGACGATCATCGCAAAACGAATCAAAGCCGAACGCCAAGATCCGCGATCACTATTCGCCACCCGCGGCCCCAAAGCCCACAGCCGCATCGGCGGCGATCTAAACGTACTCGCATTCCCAAAGTGCGTTCAAGGTTTTGATCATCCCGAGATCCAGCGTGCCCCGGCGGAATGCAACGTTGCGCTCGGATTGGCGCTGCAAGGCTTAGGCGAAGCCCCCATCACAGATCAGTTTTTCCAACCCAAACAAGGATTACTGGGTCGGCTGCGTCGCAAAAAGCAAAACCGTTGCTGGGGATTCGATATCGGATCAAGTTCTATCCACGCCGTTTGCCTACAGCGTAACGATGAAGACGGTTCGATCAGTATTGTCGATGGTTTTGTAAAACGCTTCGACAACTTGGGCGCGCAATTAAAAGGCGGCGATCTCAACCAAGATTGGCTGAAAGAAAGCATCACGGAATTTATTGAAGGCCGCGATCTGACCGAAGTCCCCGTCTGGGTTAGCCTTCGTGGACGCGAATTGGTCACCCGGTTTGTTCAGTTGCCTCCGGTCAATGACAAACAAGCCAAACTGCTGTTCGAACGCGAGATCAAAGACAGAATCCCTGTCGAACTCGATGATGTTGTCCTCGTCAAATGGCTTTGTGAATTGCCTGATGATGAGGACCACGGTATCGGCCGTCCTTCGTTTGTTGCGGCCGCTAAAAAGTCTCACTTGGATCCCTTTGTCGCAATGCTCGAAAGCGCGGGCCTGACCGTTAGCGGTATCCAAGCGGCGCCAATCGCGTTGATGAACCTAGCAGCGGTTGAATTCAAAGAGCTAATTTCGGGGCCAACCGATGACCAAGACAAACCTTCCGTTGATGCGGATGACCGTGTGGGTCAGCCGCAACTTCCTGCCGTCGCCTTGGTCGATGCAGGTGCCGAAACCACTACGCTGTGCTTTGTTTCAGCCCGTGCCTATTGGTTCTGGACCATCGAATCCGGAGGCGGCGAGTTCACTCGGATGATCGCCCGATCGAGCCAGAAGACACATGCCGAAGCGGAACAACTCAAACGTGATGTTGCCTCGATTGACCGCCCGCATCTGGTAATGGAACCCGTCGAATTGCGACTCGATGAACTCCGCTCTCGACTGGAAAAGATCGTCATGGACGCAAAAAAGACCGGTGCACCATTTGACGTTTTGCAAACCTGGTGCTGTGGTGGCGGTTGCAAGCTACATGGTTGGATCAAAGCGATTTTGTCTGACCAAGCGTCAATCGACACGTAG
- a CDS encoding DUF1559 domain-containing protein, with amino-acid sequence MNHTSICRRSIVFSICVLSVLFVQAGCSDDREDLFMKAAARPRGNPDGADQVAAAEPTPAPAAQPTPSPKPTPTAPQVSQVSAVKSTDTATTAVGEQADVAETSVAEIEIKPLSERPATGDISDEESRRATVQKMLKIFDALMAYRKDHDGKLPTPSTVNDAGIACLSWRVELLPYLGYPELYKQFDHSTPWNFGVNKELLEYIPDEFFTHGKTRTNIVGVAGEFSTFLDASNGIGLDPNHIRDGAANTLLLLEVNDSKAPQWTEPADFPATRQVAGEIEPYLFHKRGDSLIGLWANGLPTLIQKNVEMRLLIDAMFIKDEQDFKASEIHQTIAFAEPGEENAPSDEIMPGQTDAITDVDLAVSGDDFVVDRVLIEEHDYARDAVPTVVQIRSAQTKLRSVFSSRIKEATTNDDKSTLAGEFLDLAYDMTSDPGGAYALQQAAIKFAIEAEDAALVLRAIDQRVSRFDVSALDENLKWIQEFGEGTSSRNDSVIDGAPLLKRTVPVVLTAIREDEYMRAASICRIAGRYTGGTRFDEVSRLMNRLRTQLGLAKGEYENAKTYLDEYRRDPENVRAGAAFGRFVCFIKGDWATGLKLIVDGPQNDLREVARMDLQGAGTPRGQVAIGDAWWDLSRRASGPYRQGAQDRAVKWYEKAIERLPESLDKIHVNNRLQDARDSTGASPIAICIQLADLLGVDVSQSLTSVAVEGARASGGRSNDDDS; translated from the coding sequence ATGAACCATACATCTATTTGTCGACGTTCGATCGTCTTTAGCATTTGTGTCTTGTCGGTTCTGTTCGTTCAGGCCGGCTGTTCGGACGACCGCGAAGACCTATTCATGAAGGCCGCCGCACGCCCTCGTGGCAATCCGGATGGTGCCGACCAAGTCGCCGCGGCAGAGCCCACTCCCGCACCTGCCGCACAACCCACGCCGTCCCCCAAACCGACGCCGACCGCTCCGCAAGTATCGCAAGTCTCCGCTGTCAAAAGTACGGACACGGCAACCACGGCTGTCGGGGAACAAGCTGACGTGGCAGAGACAAGCGTTGCCGAGATCGAGATTAAACCACTAAGTGAACGCCCCGCAACTGGCGACATTTCGGACGAAGAGAGCCGCCGCGCGACAGTTCAAAAGATGCTCAAGATCTTTGATGCCTTGATGGCGTATCGCAAAGACCACGATGGAAAGTTGCCAACCCCAAGCACCGTTAATGACGCGGGTATCGCGTGCCTCTCTTGGCGAGTCGAATTGCTGCCTTACCTCGGCTACCCTGAGCTCTACAAGCAGTTTGACCATTCGACGCCTTGGAACTTCGGCGTCAACAAAGAATTGCTGGAATACATTCCCGACGAGTTCTTCACCCATGGCAAGACGCGAACAAACATCGTCGGAGTCGCTGGTGAGTTTTCAACTTTCTTGGACGCCTCCAACGGAATCGGGCTGGATCCCAACCATATTCGCGACGGTGCAGCGAACACGCTACTGCTACTCGAAGTCAACGACTCCAAAGCTCCGCAATGGACGGAACCCGCTGACTTTCCTGCTACACGTCAAGTCGCCGGCGAGATCGAGCCTTATTTGTTTCACAAACGTGGCGACAGCTTGATCGGCCTATGGGCAAACGGCCTTCCAACCTTGATCCAAAAAAATGTCGAAATGCGTTTGCTGATCGACGCGATGTTCATCAAAGACGAACAGGACTTCAAGGCTTCGGAAATCCACCAAACGATCGCATTTGCAGAACCTGGCGAAGAGAACGCCCCGTCCGATGAAATCATGCCCGGACAAACCGATGCGATTACCGATGTGGATTTAGCAGTCTCAGGCGATGACTTCGTCGTTGATCGCGTCTTAATTGAAGAGCATGACTATGCTCGCGACGCAGTTCCCACCGTCGTGCAGATTCGGTCCGCACAAACCAAATTGCGTTCTGTGTTTTCAAGCCGTATCAAAGAAGCCACAACGAATGATGATAAATCGACGTTGGCTGGCGAGTTTCTAGATCTCGCTTACGACATGACGAGCGATCCAGGCGGTGCCTATGCGTTGCAACAAGCCGCGATCAAATTTGCGATCGAAGCCGAAGACGCGGCGTTGGTACTTCGCGCGATCGATCAGCGGGTCTCCCGGTTTGACGTCAGCGCACTGGACGAAAACTTGAAATGGATTCAAGAATTTGGCGAAGGCACCTCGTCGCGAAACGATAGCGTCATCGACGGCGCACCGCTGCTTAAACGCACCGTCCCGGTCGTACTGACTGCGATTCGAGAAGACGAGTACATGCGTGCTGCCTCAATTTGCCGAATCGCTGGTCGCTATACCGGCGGTACACGATTCGACGAAGTCTCTCGTTTGATGAATCGACTACGCACTCAGCTGGGACTCGCCAAAGGTGAATACGAGAACGCCAAAACGTATCTTGATGAATACCGCCGTGATCCCGAAAACGTGCGGGCCGGAGCTGCTTTCGGACGCTTCGTCTGTTTCATCAAAGGCGACTGGGCGACCGGACTGAAACTAATCGTCGACGGCCCGCAAAATGACTTGCGCGAAGTTGCTCGAATGGACCTTCAAGGTGCTGGAACCCCGCGAGGACAGGTTGCCATTGGCGACGCTTGGTGGGACCTAAGTCGACGGGCTTCCGGACCGTACCGCCAAGGGGCTCAAGACCGAGCCGTGAAATGGTACGAGAAAGCCATTGAACGACTACCAGAGTCACTTGACAAGATTCATGTGAACAATCGATTGCAGGACGCCCGCGATTCCACAGGTGCTAGCCCGATCGCCATTTGCATTCAGCTAGCGGACCTACTTGGTGTCGACGTCTCGCAGAGCTTGACTTCGGTTGCCGTCGAAGGTGCGAGAGCATCCGGCGGTCGTAGCAACGATGACGATAGCTAG